A window of the Henckelia pumila isolate YLH828 chromosome 3, ASM3356847v2, whole genome shotgun sequence genome harbors these coding sequences:
- the LOC140888993 gene encoding F-box protein At5g07610-like — MRRGCLEISKFGQGLGYPVWSSCNGLILTRDPRYLRFLYVSDPLTKQRAILPPYFHQIKTHEYFRLAFDEASMEYKVVQARHCGLFPSKSQNIEILTVGVDRVWRRIDVEHLSLISREAFISKPLVTGAFIHWIGTTFILTLNVETETIFQFPLPPQSQHGLRKFLPMGSNLSVVCGSSELYRDVWEMNPESGTWTMLLRFDLRPLICKFPDLFPHRLKFLDPLGWLEAGEVLFFNTKDTQKCCVAYNIKTSEMQLFEVYTLIISYHFQPRDVNNLVRLEE, encoded by the coding sequence ATGCGGAGAGGTTGTCTCGAGATATCCAAGTTCGGCCAGGGGCTTGGATACCCAGTATGGAGTAGCTGTAATGGTTTGATATTGACCCGCGATCCCAGATACCTTCGTTTTCTTTATGTTAGTGATCCCTTGACGAAGCAGAGGGCCATTCTTCCTCCATATTTCCATCAAATTAAAACCCACGAATACTTTCGTTTAGCATTTGACGAGGCTTCCATGGAGTATAAAGTGGTGCAGGCGCGCCATTGTGGTTTATTCCCTTCCAAGTcgcaaaatattgaaattctAACCGTTGGAGTTGATAGAGTTTGGAGGCGTATCGACGTAGAACACTTGTCTCTGATCAGCAGGGAAGCTTTCATTTCTAAACCATTGGTTACTGGAGCCTTTATACACTGGATCGGGACGACATTCATTTTGACATTGAATGTAGAGACCGAAACAATCTTCCAGTTTCCTCTGCCTCCTCAATCACAACATGGACTTAGAAAATTTCTTCCAATGGGCAGTAATCTATCTGTTGTTTGTGGATCCAGTGAGCTTTACAGGGACGTTTGGGAAATGAATCCGGAATCCGGGACGTGGACTATGTTGCTTAGGTTTGATTTGAGACCTCTGATATGCAAATTCCCGGACTTGTTTCCCCATCGCCTGAAGTTCTTGGATCCCCTTGGTTGGTTAGAAGCTGGGGAGGTGTTGTTCTTCAACACCAAAGACACTCAGAAATGTTGCGTAGCATATAATATCAAGACAAGTGAAATGCAGTTGTTTGAGGTGTACACCCTCATAATTTCTTACCATTTTCAACCACGTGATGTGAACAACCTGGTTCGGTTGGAGGAATGA
- the LOC140888994 gene encoding uncharacterized protein, protein MSTRNPLSAILEQNKLTGPNYQDWLRNLKIILNSERIAYVLEKKPPKEAAPNISETELAKLEKWWDHDLQAKSYILASMSNELQRRFEDAANAADIQFHLKELYGVQTRSKRHATVKEVMTTRLREGASVHEHGVRMIG, encoded by the exons ATGTCGACACGCAATCCACTTTCtgctattctcgaacaaaacaagctaacCGGACCTAATTATCAAGACTGGCTAAGAAATCTAAAGATTATTTTGAACTCTGAGAGGATTGCGTATGTGCTTGAAAAGAAGCCACCGAAGGAAGCAGCTCCTAACATCAGTGAGactgagttagccaagcttgagaaatggtgggaccatgatctccAAGCTAAGAGCTACATCCTGGCTTCTATGTCGAATGAACTGCAAAGGCGGTTCGAGGATGCtgcgaatgctgctgacattcaatTTCATCTGAAAGAGTTATACGGTGTTCAAACTCGATCAAAAAGGCATGCAACTGTGAAAGAAGTCATGACTACACGCTTGCGAgaaggggcttcggtccatgagcatggtgttAGGATGATTGG atag